Within the Takifugu rubripes chromosome 8, fTakRub1.2, whole genome shotgun sequence genome, the region AATGAGAAGTAGACCCGGCCGCTCCAGTGGACGTCAGACAATTCACCCATCCCGAGCCATCACCGTCATCTGCCTTTTAATCCTTCGTATCTCTCCGTTAACCTTCACATTTTACagcagtgtaaaaaaaaaaaagcgagaGTACATGTGCGATTTAAATCCCACGGGTCTATTTGTTGTAGATGCTTCTGTTGGCGCAATGATACTGCGGCATTTGCTTTATACTCGACGCTTCAGTGTATCGCTCCGCGGGCAGAGGAAATGCTCGTAGACCAATCACATCTGTGTTTACACCATCACCTGTCAAACATACGCCTTCTGTTACAATTTCTCTCTGAAAGGTGAGGCTTTTGGATGCATTTTCACCGTTTGTATTCAACTCGGAACACGGCCATGAAAACGACAGCCCGGCTTTATTTTGCGGGGAGCTTATTTAACCCCAGCAGCGTAAGGCGGACGGGGTTAGCGAGGTTAGCATCCCCGGAGCTAGCGGAGCTCCTGCTGGTTATCCGtccgtctgtgtgttttttagcCGATTATCAGAAAGTCCTTGCGCGTAATCGTCCCCGGCTGAGGTCGGAGCACAGCGGCGTGTTAGCCTAGCAGAGCAGTCTGGGCCATTGTCGGATACTCTGCATGTGTCGGCTTGCAGAGACGTCCCTGGAAGCTAACGCTCAGCCACGCACGCCGAAGCTAGCCGCCGATGAGCGATCGGCTCCGGTCAGATGCGGCGGGGTTGATCACGCCAGTCACGCTGCCATTAAACCGCTTCTGGATTTCTTTCTCTCGATAAAAGCCCCTCGTTTAGATTTCGTTCGAGTGCAAACACGTTAAACGGTCTCTCTCTTCAGATTCGCTCGcctctgtggtgatgctgtcCAGCATTAACCGCGTGTCGCCTGATTAATTTATGGTAATTAAGGTGTCGGTGCTTTAAATTACCGCTGGATTTAAACAAATATTGGCAATATAACCACTCATTCACCCCGTTTAACTGATGGGATGTATGAAATGTAGGCATctttatatttaaatgttttattttttacagtgatATATGGGTGGGTTCACAAATGTAGTTGAATATTAATTAATCTAGATATACTTATTGCAGTGAAATTAATACAATATATGTATTTCAAACAGACAGTACAGCTTTAGAATAAAATTTATGTTGGGCTGTGCAGTAAATCAGAATTTGATATCAGTTTTCATCTGGCTGAGGTTTAGATTTTAAATGGTAATTCAGAAAGTTCAACTGTAATATTAAGGGGAAGTTAACTCTCTATTTATTTCCTCGTTATCTTCTTATTTTGAGCACAGGTTGCCAATGGTGAAATTGCTTTAGCTGCTGTTGCCATTGCTGCGCAGACTTGCGACTGTTTGGCGTTTGCCAGAGTTCTAAACGATCTGGCGACTCCAGTTTGTCACGACTGAGCACAATCTGGCGGACAGTTGGTTTGCTGTGACCATTTTATCAGCAACAGCGCAGGACTCCCATTTAAATTTCCCCATAAAATggtttttaaatgctttgacCTTAAGAGGAGCGCTGATGGGCTGtggaagcaggaggagggggaagtgAAGGAGGGCAGGATGGGTATGAGGTGCAGTGTGGGTGTTTGCAGCCTTTGTGCTGTTGAAGTCCTTCATTTTTCACCttctgcccgtgtgtgtgttcttgcaggAGTAGGAACACACAGTCACGCTGACGCGCTTTCGGTAGCTGCTAACTGGACGGACTCTCGGCAATTGACCCTTTGCAGGTGAGTCTGCACATTTGGACGAGGTCCTTCGCCGCTTCGCCGTTTGTTGTAGTTCGGCTGTGCTGAACCACGAGCAAGACGGGGCGAGGAAAAATGGTTTGTTGTGCAGGAAATAGCATCAAGCTCGCATCAAAGCGTCGCCTCGCTGTATTTTTATCTTAATGCTGCACAAGCGGTAAACAACCGTATAACCACCGTGAATGCACCACTCTGTCCTCAGACCATGCAGACTCTGAGGAGTATTTTAAGGccttttgagtttaaaaaaaaaaactatctcAAGGAGGAGTAACTGTCGGCAAGATCCTGTGATTCTGTATCAGAAGACGGGTCAGCAGCAGTTGTTATTTTAGTCTTTTCTTGACTTCTAATAACCCCCGTCCCAGAGGACTTGGGGCACCTTGTGTTTTTCTCAAAGTGTTAATTGGGACGTTGGTGCAGTTCAGCAATGCCACAGAGACGGCGTCTATTTTCTGGGAACCAAGAGAATGTCTGAGGAGCCATAGCGGTCATTTGCAAAGGTATCTTCtcggttttttaaaaaatttgtTTTCTGGATTGCATTTTAGCGGAATAGCGGAATAAGACTTGAACCATGAGCTCAGTGGCAGTGTTGACTCCTGAGAGCTTTGCAGAGCATCGCAGTGGCCTCAAAGATCAGGAGATCCCAGGTAAGACCCACCTTTCACCCGTTACCcctctcctgtgtttttgttttcttgttccCTGGTTATTTATGTTTGCCTCTGTGGTGCTAGGCTGTGTCCCGGAGGATGAAGCCTACATCCCCACCTACCTGGAGGCCTTCCCTCCCCTGCCAGAGAAGGGAGCGCCGGGGGAGAAAGCCGGGGAACCGGCTCCAGCGTGGGGGAGCAAGATCAGACCCATCAAAGCGTCTGTTATCACCCAGGTCAGGAGCTAACAAGTAGTCCCCATTATGCACAGCAGCATCGATGTAGGGAGAACATCAAAGTTGAACTGTGGTGCAGGTGTTCCACGTGCCCCTGGAGGAGCGGCGCTACAAGGACAACAGCCAGTTCGGGGAGGGCGAGGAGGCCAAAGTGTGCTTGGACATCATGCAGCGCACGGGCGCTCACATCGAGCTGTCCCTGGCTAAAGACCAGGGTCTGTCCATCATGGTGACCGGCAAACTGGACAATGTCATGAAGGCTCGCAAGGAAATTGTAGCTcgcctgcagacacaggtaaGTTGAtaggttggtgtgtgtgtgtgtgtgtgtgtgtgtgtgtgtgtgtgtgtgtgtgtgtgtgtgtgtgtgtgtgtgtgtgtgtgtgtgcgtgcgtgcacacgtCACAAAGATTGGAGTACAACAGAAACTAGCAATAGCTGCAGGAAACGATGTGTAAATATGTTGATAAAATCCCTCCCgggctgtttgtgtgtcctgcTTCACTGACTGTGCTGCCATTTTCCCCCTCTGCGTTTCCATGGCGATCGATTTCAAACACTCCCGTCCCCTTCTCCCTCCAGGCTTCAGCCACGGTGGCCATCCCGAAAGAGCACCACCGTTTTGTTATCGGTAAAAACGGCGAGAAGCTGcaagagctggagctgaagacgGCCACCAAAATCGCCATTCCGCGGCCCGACGACCCCAGCGCCAACATCCGCATCACCGGCACAAAGGAGGGCATCGAGAAGGCTCGCCACGAAATCCTTCTGATCTCCGCTGAACAGGTCCGCCTTGGCCGACGGGAATGGGTTCATTTCAGCCCGTCAGCGAGTGCATATGTGCTGTTGTGTGCTGTCAGGACAAGCGTGCGGTGGAGCGGCTCTCCCTGGAGAAGGTCTTCCATCCCTTCATCGCCGGCGCCCACAACCGGCTGGTGCAGGAGCTCGGCCAGGAGACGGGTGCTCGCATCAGCGTCCCGCCGCCCAGCCTGCCCAAGGACGAGATCGTCATCACGGGGGAGAAGGAGGCCGTGGCCCTGGCCCTGAACCGCATCAGAGCCATCTACGAAGACAAGGTGTGGTCACGGCGACGCTTTGATGTCACATAGCAAGAAAAGCTGGCTTGTTATTATCGGTTTCCGCCGCGGCGCGAACCGCAAAACAATCGCAACGCCGAAGATGTCGGGCAGACCGCGGAGTCAAACCCACGAGGCGAGTCTCGCCTGCTCGGCTGCATTCTGACCTTGTTTGTTCCGCCTCCTTCCAGATGTTGTAGGCAGGAAGCCACAGAGGCGTTACGTAAAGTCCACAAACCTGCCGCCGTGAACTCTGCTGATCTCCACAAAGCCTTTTTgtggttattttctttttttctccccttcccACGCACGGCGGCAGAAGTGCGCAGGGCAGAGTGAGAGATGAAGGGGTCTGATGGAGAGGGAGCGTGATGGGCGAGCTGGAGACGCTGCAGAGAGGGAATTGGATTTTACTGGAGGACAGGATGAGAATGTCAATGTAATTTGGTGCATTGTATGAAAATCAGAACAAATATTGTTTGTAGTATTTTGTTTTGGCAGCCagagctcacttcctgttcctgtccgcTCGCCGTTTTGCCGCCGCCTTTCGTCCCTTGTTTAACATCCCCTGTCCTTCCTCGCAGAAGCGGAAGACCACCACCATCTCCGTGGAGGTGAAGAAGTCCCAGCACAAGTACATCATCGGTCCAAAGGGCAACACCCTGCAGGAGATCCTGGAGGCCACGGGCGTCTCTGTGGAGATGCCCCCGCTGGACTCCAGCTCGGAGACCATCATCCTCAGGGGGGAGCCCGACAAATTGGGGCCGGCGCTCACTCAGGTGTACGCCAAGGTGAGGCAGAGGAACCTTGACTGAGCCGTTTGTAGCTTTATGGTGAAGCTGTGTCCCCTCGGTGCAGGCGAAGAgcgtgatggtggtggaggtgaccGCCCCCGCCTGGCTGCACCGCTTCATCATCGGCAAGAAGGGGCAGAACATCGGGCGGATCACGCAGCAGCTGCCGCGGGTGAGAACGGGCCAGAGAAGAACGCGACCTGCGGGGGAGGCGGTGGTAACCTGGAGTCGTGTGTGTTTTCGTAGGTTCACATAGAATTTACGGACGGAGAGGAGCGGATCTGTCTGGAGGGGCcgacggaggaggtggagcaggctCAGGCCCAGATTCAAGAGATCATCAAAGACCTGGTGAGAACTGGAACCACGATGAGTGAAAGAATTCCCAATCATAAATGGGGactttgtgtgtgcagctggtGAGGATGGACTACACTGAAGTCATCATAGACCAGCGGTTCCACAGACACCTCATTGGCAAAAATGGCACCAACAGTGAGTCCTCCAGAACTTTCTGTCTTATCATAGGAAGCGCCGACTCgtgcttttctttcctctcgCTTCAGTCAATCGCATCAAGGAGCAGTACAAAGTGTCAGTGCGGATCCCCCAGGACTCGGAGCGCAGCAACCTGGTCCGGATCGAAGGGGACCCCAAGGGAGTCCAGCTGGCTCGCCGAGAACTCAGCGAGATGGTCCAGAGAATGGTGAGAGTGCGTTGGGGCGTGTCATTGTTTCTCTCGAAGGTCGACGTCTCAAAGCTCTGCACCCCCATCGACAGGAAAACGAACGCACCAAAGATCTGATTGTGGATCAGAAGTTCCATCGGACGATCATCGGCCAGAAGGGCGAAAAGATTAAAGAAGTCCGAGACAAGTTCCCCGAGGTGCTCCTTTTCTCCGTAGACTCGCCCGTTACGGCGTTCCGAACATTGATGGCGTGCTATCCGCTTCCAGGTCATCATTAATTTTCCCGACCCGGCTCAGAAGAGCGACATCGTTCAGCTGCGAGGGCCCAAGAACGAGGTGGAGAAATGTGCAAAGTTCCTCCAGAAAATCATCGCAGACCTGGTTCGTTGCTTTTCCCCGCACTTCCCTGCCTTTCCTCCTCCGCCAGgctgattcttcttctttttttccctccttttggcAGATCGAGAACAGCTTCTCTCTGTCCGTTCCCATCTTCAAGCAGTTCCACAAAAACATCATCGGGAAAGGAGGCGCCAACATCAAAAAGGTCCGCTTTCGCGTCATTCTGCTCTCGTTCGTTTGCAATCGCCGCGCCGCGCTTAAAGGCCGCTGATTCCGACAGATCCGGGAGGAGACCAACACCAAGATCGACCTGCCAACAGAGAACAGCAACTCGGAGATGATCGTCATCACGGGCAAGAAGGGCAACTGTGAGGCAGCCAGAGAGCGAATCCTCGGCATCCAGAGGGAGCTGGTGAGAGAACAACGTCCACAACCATTTAATGGGAACGCTTGTCACCTGCCGCGTTGACGTTCCcgatcaaccccccccccctctcccctcaggCCAACATTAAGGAGGCGGAGGTCGTCATTCCAGCCAGGCTGCACAACTCTTTGATCGGCTCCAAGGGCTGCCTGGTGCGCTCCATCATGGACGACTGCGGCGGCGTCCACATTCACTTCCCCTCCGAGGGCTCCGGCTCCGACAGGGTCACCATCCGAGGGCCCCTCGGCGAGGTGGAGAAGGCAaagaaacagctgctgcagctggctgaaGAGAAGGTCGGAAaatgggaggtggggggggggaacctgCCGAGGCAGAAACGGAATATCTTCTCCTTTCATCCCTTTTCAGCAAGTCAACAACTTCACCGCTGAGCTTCAGGCCAAACCGGAGTATCATAAATTCCTGATCGGTCGCGGCGGGGCCAACATTCGCCGCGTGCGGGACAGGACGGGCGCCCGCATCATTTTCCCGTCGCCAGACGACACCGAGCAGGAGCTGATCACCATAGTTGGGAAGGAGGAAGCGGTGCGTCAGGCCCAGAAGGAGCTGGAAAACCTGGTCAAAAACCTGGTAATTCCGAAGTCGGCGCTTTGTCTCGTATTCTTATCGTAACCTGTTTGAGAAAGAGAAACCTGTTGCTCCAGGACGATGTGGTGGAGGACGGCATGGAGGTCGACGTCCGCCACCACCGGCACTTTGTGTGCCGGAGGGGTCAGGTGCTGCGGGAGCTGGCGGAGGAGTACGGCGGCGTCGCCGTCAGCTTTCCTCGTACAGGCGTTAACAGTCAGAGGGTCACTCTGAAGGGAGCGAAGGAATGCGTGGAGGCCGCCAAGAAACGCATCCAGGAGATTATTGAGGACCTGGTGAGGGGGGCTAAACGCTCCGCCAGCCTGTTAAGTTAGCCGTCGGCTAACTGTTTTATCCTTGCGCAGGAATCCCAGGTGACCGTGGAGGTGGCCATCGCCCAGCGCTACCACCGCGCCATCATGGGGCCCAAAGGCTGCCGCATTCAGCACATCACCAGGGAGCACGAAGTCCAAATTAAGTTCCCCGAGAGAGACGACAGCGCCGCAGGTGAGAGTCTCAACGAAGCTCTCCTGGAACAAGCCGCCGAATGTTGATTATTCATGCTGGAACAACAGGTCAGGACGCCTTCCTGCATGAAAACGGCGAGGTCGGTCCAGAGGAGTTCATCCCCCGCAAGTGTGACATCATCACGATCTCTGGGCGTGCAGAGAAGTGCGAACTGGCCAAAGCTGCCCTGCTGGTAGGTGCTGTTTTCCCTCAGGCGATGAACCTGGcattttctttagttttatttttttatcatgTTGCCACTCTCCTCTAGGCATTGGTTCCAATAACGGAGGACGTGGAAGTCTCGTACGAGCTCCATCGCTTCATCATTGGCCAGAAGGGCAGCGGGATCAGGAAGATGATGGAAGAGTATGAGGTGAGCTTGTCTacgctgctgccccctgctggatccTGTTGGGCAGTGCGGAGAAAATCCAAGTTATATTGCGTTTAAAGTCACAAAATGCTGTTATTGAATCAATTGTAAATGGTAGAAATATGTTCACACGATGTGTTTGGGGCTTTCTTTTGTAGGTGAACATCTGGGTGCCGCAGCCGGAGAAGCAGCTGGATGTGATCAAGGTGACGGGGTTGGCCGCCAACGTGGAGCGAGCCAAGCAGGGTCTGCTGGAGAGGGTGAAAGAGCTGCAGGCTGAGCAGGAAGACAGGGtaccagcaccccccccccacccccccccccaacgagAAAACCTGTTTTCAGACTGAATTCCCTCATGCTGGTTTCATTTTCAGGCTCTGCGCAGCTTTAAGGTGACCATGACGGTGGATCCAAAGTTCCACCCCAAAATCATCGGACGCAAAGGAGCCGTCATCTCTCAGATCAGGAGAGATCACGACGTGAACATCCAGTTCCCCGACAAAGGGGACGAGGATCAGGTGGGTGGGTTTTTATCGACGTCTTTACGGAGAACCGCCTCGGAACGCACCGTTGAAGCTCTTGGCTCCACCGGCAGGACCTGATCGTGATCTCCGGGTACGAGCGGAACGTGGAGGAGGCTCGTCGGACCATCCAGCAGCTGGTGGCCGAGCTGCAGGAGATGGTGAGCCAGGACGTCCACCTGGACCCGAGGACCCACGCCCGCATCATCGGAGCCCGCGGCAAAGCGATCCGCAAGCTGATGGAGGAGTTCAAGGTTCGGCCTCGGCTCGGAGACGAACTTCTGCTTTTTGACGGGAGGTTTTCAGTTTCACTTGTCGCTTTCAGGTGGATATTCGCTTCCCTCCGCCGGGCTCAGACGAACCCGATAAAGTGACGGTGATGGGCCTCCCCGACACTGTCGACAACGCCATCGACCACCTGCTCAACCTGGAGGAAGAATATGTAAGAGCCCCCACGGAGGCGAGAGCAGCTTGGATTTtcgctgtttgttttcagcGTTTCCTCTTCGGCCCTCAGATGCTCAATTTGACAGAGACGGAGACCCTGGCGGCGTACATGAAGCCTCCATCTCGTTATGGGGGGGCCGGCGGGGCAGGAGGCATGGACGACAGCGGCGGCGGGCCTGCCAAGGGCTTTGTTGTGCGGGATGCGCCCTGGAACACGTCGGGGAACAAGGTATCGTGCAACGTTTGAATCAACATGTCTGATTATGTTTGATTGATGTTTTAAATGCGTCGTTTCTGCCGCGCAGCTACTGCCCCCCTGTGGTCACAGACAGAAATGCACCCTaacgtgtttgtttttaatacgGTAGTTTTAGACTTCCAGTTCT harbors:
- the hdlbpb gene encoding vigilin produces the protein MSSVAVLTPESFAEHRSGLKDQEIPGCVPEDEAYIPTYLEAFPPLPEKGAPGEKAGEPAPAWGSKIRPIKASVITQVFHVPLEERRYKDNSQFGEGEEAKVCLDIMQRTGAHIELSLAKDQGLSIMVTGKLDNVMKARKEIVARLQTQASATVAIPKEHHRFVIGKNGEKLQELELKTATKIAIPRPDDPSANIRITGTKEGIEKARHEILLISAEQDKRAVERLSLEKVFHPFIAGAHNRLVQELGQETGARISVPPPSLPKDEIVITGEKEAVALALNRIRAIYEDKKRKTTTISVEVKKSQHKYIIGPKGNTLQEILEATGVSVEMPPLDSSSETIILRGEPDKLGPALTQVYAKAKSVMVVEVTAPAWLHRFIIGKKGQNIGRITQQLPRVHIEFTDGEERICLEGPTEEVEQAQAQIQEIIKDLLVRMDYTEVIIDQRFHRHLIGKNGTNINRIKEQYKVSVRIPQDSERSNLVRIEGDPKGVQLARRELSEMVQRMENERTKDLIVDQKFHRTIIGQKGEKIKEVRDKFPEVIINFPDPAQKSDIVQLRGPKNEVEKCAKFLQKIIADLIENSFSLSVPIFKQFHKNIIGKGGANIKKIREETNTKIDLPTENSNSEMIVITGKKGNCEAARERILGIQRELANIKEAEVVIPARLHNSLIGSKGCLVRSIMDDCGGVHIHFPSEGSGSDRVTIRGPLGEVEKAKKQLLQLAEEKQVNNFTAELQAKPEYHKFLIGRGGANIRRVRDRTGARIIFPSPDDTEQELITIVGKEEAVRQAQKELENLVKNLDDVVEDGMEVDVRHHRHFVCRRGQVLRELAEEYGGVAVSFPRTGVNSQRVTLKGAKECVEAAKKRIQEIIEDLESQVTVEVAIAQRYHRAIMGPKGCRIQHITREHEVQIKFPERDDSAAGQDAFLHENGEVGPEEFIPRKCDIITISGRAEKCELAKAALLALVPITEDVEVSYELHRFIIGQKGSGIRKMMEEYEVNIWVPQPEKQLDVIKVTGLAANVERAKQGLLERVKELQAEQEDRALRSFKVTMTVDPKFHPKIIGRKGAVISQIRRDHDVNIQFPDKGDEDQDLIVISGYERNVEEARRTIQQLVAELQEMVSQDVHLDPRTHARIIGARGKAIRKLMEEFKVDIRFPPPGSDEPDKVTVMGLPDTVDNAIDHLLNLEEEYMLNLTETETLAAYMKPPSRYGGAGGAGGMDDSGGGPAKGFVVRDAPWNTSGNKAPDMSSPEDFPTFGTGVTLKQASAWGPKKF